The following proteins are co-located in the Sphaeramia orbicularis chromosome 24, fSphaOr1.1, whole genome shotgun sequence genome:
- the fbxo16 gene encoding F-box only protein 16, protein MPHPPKSAASCAKMQTKRSAWTPLNHPLSNTKVFDERRNLLAKWFARWSDSQRKAVLQDFVLGCSMDQLCFLSLSVNRRLPLQAADFTCLLPRALSLYLFSFLDPRSLSRCAQVSWHWKSIVELDQLWMPKCLRHGWCIDFSPTPLEQGVWKRHYIHTVLELRRSPPQIASSQQQFVIPDVSTLRSRHEGQSEEACLLSEECCMSACSTTRRLKMEKQSTVTPPWRDSDRCPKDTLRFNYLDNLDPIEQALTAKTRSRGSTRHSSTPKPDKGGKKMLSETHYKLRKAKSLMFLSSNCRPHHPSPPPPPHHHDHHHLHHPQNPPPWVAHSPVDNVPQESAQSLLRLAQWNAGIRPGPVRTPVPRLSVEALRASQRSHRSLPSTPLFEV, encoded by the exons ATGCCACATCCACCAAAATCGGCTGCAAGCTGTGCCAAGATGCAGACCAAACGAAGTGCATGGACCCCTCTGAACCACCCACTGTCCAACACCAAG GTGTTTGATGAGAGACGGAACCTTCTGGCAAAGTGG TTTGCCAGGTGGTCTGACAGCCAGAGGAAAGCTGTGCTGCAGGACTTCGTACTGGGTTGTTCAATGGATCAGCTGTGTTTCCTGAGCCTCAGTGTGAATAGACGGCTCCCCCTACAGGCTGCAGACTTCACCTGCCTGCTGCCCCGGGCCCTCAGCCTCTACCTCTTCTCTTTTCTGGACCCCCGGAGCCTCAGCCGCTGTGCACAG GTGAGTTGGCACTGGAAGAGTATAGTGGAGCTGGACCAGCTGTGGATGCCCAAGTGTCTGAGGCACGGCTGGTGCATCGACTTCTCACCGACACCGTTAGAACAGGGCGTCTGGAAGAGACATTACATCCACACAGTGCTGGAGCTGAGACGCAGTCCACCACAG ATCGCTTCGTCTCAGCAGCAGTTTGTTATTCCAGATGTATCCACACTCCGCAGTAGACATGAAGGTCAGTCAGAAGAGGCCTGCCTACTCAGTGAGGAGTGTTGCATGTCCGCCTGCAGCACAACCAGACGACTAAAGATGGAGAAACAGTCGACTGTAACACCGCCATGGAGGGATTCGGACAGATGTCCTAAAGACACGCTCCGTTTCAACTACCTGGACAACCTGGACCCAATCGAACAAGCCCTGACAGC GAAAACCAGGAGCAGAGGTAGCACCCGTCACAGCTCCACGCCAAAGCCAGACAAGGGAGGAAAGAAAATGCTCTCTGAGACCCATTACAAACTACGCAAGGCGAAATCTCTG ATGTTCCTCAGCTCCAACTGCAGACCTCATcatccttcacctcctcctcctcctcatcatcatgaccatcatcaccttcatcatcccCAGAATCCACCCCCTTGGGTTGCGCACAGTCCCGTCGATAACGTTCCCCAGGAATCCGCCCAGAGCCTGCTGAGGCTGGCCCAGTGGAATGCTGGGATCCGTCCGGGGCCGGTGAGGACGCCGGTGCCCAGGTTGAGTGTGGAGGCTCTCAGGGCGTCCCAGCGCTCACACAGGAGCCTTCCTA GTACACCACTGTTTGAGGTTTAA